Proteins from a genomic interval of Pseudomonas silesiensis:
- a CDS encoding efflux RND transporter permease subunit, which yields MGNIKQDSMPVIRELRDFDRQSGNRLERLVFNYRPLFMLLMALATVVLGYMAATRLELRPSFEKMIPQSQPYIQNFLENRQSLRGLGNSVRVVVETTQGDIFDPGYLDVLKQVNDKLFLTEGVDRAWMKSLWSPAVRWTEVTEEGFQGGPVMPDTYQGKPEEIEQLRQNISRAGIVGSLVASDYKSSMLIVPLLDKATASGQRIDYHAFSQMLEEQLRDQIEFAGDSAARQAGEEGKGQYKVRVIGFAKLMGDLIDGLIQVMMFFGLAVVTSLIIIYIYTRCVRSTLLVVGCSLIAVVWQLGIVAWLGYAIDPYSVLVPFLIFAIGVSHAAQKMNGIMQDIARGTHKLIAARYTFRRLFIAGVTALLADAVGFAVLMLIDIPVIRDLAITASIGVAVLIFTSLLLMPVALSYVGVGAKAAERALKIDTRAEGHKGFGKLWDLLDRFTTRRWATGAVLVALLMGIGGFMVSLQLKIGDLESGAPELRADSRYNRDNAYITSHYALSSDLFAVMIKTAPEGCLNYKTLILADRLAWELQQSPGVQATASLVNAVRQITAGTYEGNPKLNSIQRNQDVLNYAAQQASVNSPELFNNDCSLMPVIAFLKDHKAETLDAVVAIAEKFARENNSEDRQFLLAAGSAGIEAATNIVVREANRTMLLYVYAAVTLFCLITFRSWRATLVALLPLVLTSILCEALMVVMGIGVKVATLPVIALGVGIGVDYALYLLSVQLHYQRQGLPLSQAYRNAVSFTGRVVGLVGITLAAGVVCWVWSPIKFQADMGILLTFMFLWNMLGALILIPALSYFLLRHPVAQAYVAQTDKTGTSQRQDMPHALTTSE from the coding sequence ATGGGCAATATCAAACAAGACAGCATGCCGGTCATCCGCGAGCTGCGGGACTTCGATCGCCAGTCCGGCAATCGGCTGGAGCGGCTGGTGTTCAACTACCGCCCGCTGTTCATGCTGCTGATGGCGCTGGCCACGGTGGTGTTGGGCTACATGGCCGCGACTCGCCTGGAGCTGCGCCCCAGCTTCGAGAAAATGATTCCGCAGAGTCAGCCGTACATCCAGAACTTCCTGGAAAACCGTCAGTCGCTGCGCGGCCTGGGCAACTCGGTGCGGGTGGTGGTGGAGACCACCCAGGGCGATATTTTCGACCCCGGCTACCTGGACGTGCTCAAGCAGGTCAATGACAAACTGTTCCTCACCGAAGGCGTCGACCGCGCCTGGATGAAGTCGTTGTGGAGCCCGGCGGTGCGCTGGACCGAAGTCACCGAGGAAGGTTTCCAGGGTGGCCCGGTGATGCCGGATACCTACCAGGGCAAGCCTGAAGAAATAGAACAGCTGCGCCAGAATATTTCCCGTGCCGGTATCGTCGGCAGCCTGGTGGCCAGCGACTACAAATCGAGCATGCTGATCGTGCCGCTGCTGGACAAGGCCACGGCCAGCGGTCAGCGCATCGACTACCACGCCTTTTCGCAGATGCTCGAAGAGCAGTTGCGCGACCAGATCGAGTTCGCCGGCGACAGCGCGGCGCGCCAGGCCGGGGAGGAGGGCAAGGGTCAGTATAAGGTGCGGGTGATCGGGTTCGCCAAACTGATGGGCGACCTGATCGACGGGCTGATTCAGGTGATGATGTTCTTCGGTCTGGCCGTGGTCACTTCGCTGATCATCATCTATATCTACACCCGCTGCGTGCGCAGCACCTTGCTGGTGGTCGGCTGTTCGCTGATCGCGGTGGTCTGGCAGCTGGGCATCGTCGCCTGGCTGGGTTACGCCATCGACCCCTACTCGGTGCTGGTGCCGTTCCTGATCTTCGCCATCGGCGTGTCCCACGCGGCGCAGAAGATGAACGGCATCATGCAGGACATCGCCCGCGGCACCCACAAACTGATTGCCGCACGTTATACCTTCCGCCGCCTGTTCATTGCCGGCGTCACCGCGCTGCTGGCCGATGCCGTGGGGTTCGCGGTGTTGATGCTGATCGATATCCCGGTGATCCGCGACCTGGCGATCACCGCCAGTATTGGTGTGGCGGTGCTGATCTTCACCTCGCTGTTGCTGATGCCGGTGGCGCTGTCCTATGTCGGCGTCGGCGCGAAGGCGGCCGAGCGCGCGCTGAAAATCGACACCCGCGCCGAAGGGCACAAAGGTTTCGGCAAACTGTGGGACTTGCTTGACCGCTTCACTACCCGCCGGTGGGCCACCGGGGCGGTATTGGTCGCGCTGCTGATGGGCATCGGCGGCTTCATGGTCAGCCTGCAACTGAAGATCGGCGACCTGGAAAGTGGCGCACCGGAGTTGCGTGCCGACTCGCGCTATAACCGTGACAACGCCTACATCACCAGCCACTACGCGCTGTCCAGCGACCTGTTCGCGGTGATGATCAAGACCGCGCCGGAAGGTTGCCTGAACTATAAGACGCTGATCCTCGCCGACCGCCTGGCCTGGGAGCTGCAGCAGTCCCCGGGGGTTCAGGCGACGGCTTCGCTGGTCAACGCTGTACGGCAGATTACCGCTGGCACCTATGAGGGCAACCCCAAGCTCAACAGCATCCAGCGCAACCAGGACGTGCTGAACTATGCCGCGCAGCAAGCCTCGGTCAACTCTCCGGAGTTGTTCAACAACGACTGCTCGCTGATGCCGGTGATCGCCTTCCTCAAGGACCACAAGGCCGAGACCCTGGATGCCGTGGTGGCCATCGCCGAAAAATTCGCCCGGGAGAACAACAGCGAAGATCGTCAGTTTCTGTTGGCCGCCGGCAGCGCCGGCATCGAGGCGGCGACCAACATCGTCGTGCGTGAGGCCAACCGCACCATGCTGCTGTATGTCTACGCGGCGGTGACCTTGTTCTGCCTGATCACCTTCCGCAGCTGGCGCGCCACCCTGGTGGCCTTGCTGCCGCTGGTGCTGACCTCGATCCTTTGCGAGGCCTTGATGGTGGTCATGGGCATCGGCGTGAAGGTGGCAACGCTGCCGGTGATCGCCCTCGGGGTCGGCATTGGCGTGGACTACGCCTTGTACCTGCTCAGCGTGCAGCTGCATTACCAGCGTCAGGGCCTGCCGTTGTCCCAGGCTTATCGCAACGCCGTGTCGTTCACTGGCCGGGTCGTGGGCCTGGTGGGCATCACCCTGGCCGCCGGTGTGGTGTGCTGGGTCTGGTCGCCGATCAAGTTCCAGGCCGACATGGGCATCCTCCTGACCTTCATGTTCCTGTGGAACATGCTCGGTGCGCTGATCCTGATCCCGGCCCTGTCGTACTTCCTGCTGCGTCACCCCGTTGCGCAAGCCTATGTGGCGCAAACGGATAAAACTGGTACATCCCAACGTCAGGACATGCCGCATGCCCTGACCACTTCCGAGTAA
- a CDS encoding WD40/YVTN/BNR-like repeat-containing protein — translation MCSYKNNMLQLAFGVVLCLSQGLSHASVYVDVLDLPAKVSPLAVTSPLSGMARAGDRLVAVGQRGHILYSDDVGKHWQQAAVPVSADLNAVSFPSATQGWAVGGDGVILHSDDAGATWRKQLDGRQIGALLVEHYQALASAEPGNEQWPLLVAEGERLVAQGADKPLLDVWFANDRLGYVVGVFNLILRTEDGGQSWTPFQDRTDNPQGFHLNAIASTGDALYIAGEQGLLLKWDDAGQRFAAVQTPYQGSFFGVVGKPGEALVYGLRGNVLRSTDGGLSWTPLDTGLHISLTAGIVDARGDYRLFTQGGQMLVSQGVGAQMHWTRQGEPVPVTGVTRAANGALVVVGSRGARTLSVE, via the coding sequence ATGTGTTCGTATAAAAATAATATGTTGCAGCTGGCCTTTGGCGTTGTGCTCTGCCTGTCGCAGGGCCTCAGCCACGCGTCCGTTTACGTCGACGTGCTGGATCTGCCGGCCAAGGTCAGTCCCCTGGCCGTTACCAGCCCGTTATCCGGCATGGCCCGCGCCGGCGACCGTCTGGTCGCCGTCGGGCAGCGTGGCCACATTCTGTATTCCGATGATGTCGGTAAACACTGGCAACAGGCCGCGGTGCCGGTCAGTGCCGACCTTAATGCGGTGAGTTTTCCTTCCGCTACCCAAGGCTGGGCGGTGGGCGGTGACGGCGTGATCTTGCACAGCGACGACGCGGGTGCGACCTGGCGCAAACAACTGGACGGCCGCCAGATCGGTGCCTTGCTGGTCGAGCATTACCAGGCGTTGGCCAGTGCAGAACCCGGCAACGAACAATGGCCGTTGCTGGTCGCCGAAGGTGAGCGCCTGGTGGCGCAGGGTGCCGACAAACCCTTGCTCGATGTCTGGTTTGCCAATGACCGGCTCGGCTATGTGGTCGGGGTATTCAACCTGATCCTGCGCACCGAGGATGGCGGGCAGAGCTGGACGCCGTTCCAGGATCGCACCGACAACCCCCAGGGCTTTCACCTCAACGCCATCGCCTCCACCGGCGATGCGCTGTACATCGCCGGCGAGCAGGGCTTGTTGCTGAAATGGGATGACGCGGGGCAGCGCTTCGCCGCCGTGCAGACCCCCTATCAAGGCAGTTTCTTCGGCGTGGTCGGCAAGCCGGGGGAAGCGCTCGTCTACGGCTTGCGCGGCAATGTGCTGCGCAGCACCGATGGCGGTCTCAGCTGGACCCCGCTGGACACCGGCCTGCATATCAGCCTCACCGCCGGCATCGTCGATGCCCGGGGTGACTACCGCTTGTTCACCCAGGGCGGACAGATGCTGGTGAGCCAGGGCGTCGGTGCGCAAATGCACTGGACGCGGCAAGGCGAGCCGGTCCCGGTGACGGGCGTCACCCGCGCCGCCAACGGTGCACTGGTGGTGGTCGGCAGCCGTGGTGCACGGACGCTGTCCGTTGAATAA
- a CDS encoding acyl-CoA dehydrogenase C-terminal domain-containing protein, with translation MADYKAPLRDMRFVLNEVFEVSRLWARLPGLAEVIDEETAAAILEEAGKISAAVVAPLNRSSDEQGCTWNNGAVQAPDGFGAAYQAFAEGGWVGVGGDPQFGGMGMPKAISAQVEEMVNSASLSFGLYPMLTAGACLSINAHASEELKARYLPNLYAGTWTGSMCLTEAHAGTDLGLIRTRAEPQADGSFKISGSKIFITGGEHDLTDNIIHLVLARLPDAPAGPKGISLFLVPKVLVNDDGSLGERNALSCGSIEHKMGIKASATCVMNFDGATGWIIDAPNKGLAAMFTMMNYERLGVGIQGLALGERSYQNAVEYARDRLQSRAPTGAQHQDKAADPIIVHPDVRRMLLTMKALNEGGRAFSSYVALQLDTAKYSDDAATCSRAQQLVSLLTPVAKAFLTDMGLETTVHGQQIFGGHGYIREWGQEQLVRDVRITQIYEGTNGIQSLDLAGRKIVGSGGALYRLFADEIRHFTANASAELGEFTQPLNAAVDTLDELTAWLLDRAQGNPNEIGAASVEYLQVFGYTAYAYIWALMAKVAMGKQAEDDFYISKLGTARFYFARLLPRIHSLSASAKAGSESLYELDAAHF, from the coding sequence ATGGCTGACTACAAAGCTCCCCTGCGCGACATGCGCTTCGTCCTCAACGAGGTCTTCGAGGTGTCCCGGCTTTGGGCCCGGTTGCCAGGCCTGGCCGAGGTGATCGATGAAGAAACGGCTGCCGCGATCCTTGAAGAGGCCGGCAAGATCAGCGCCGCTGTCGTCGCGCCGCTCAACCGCAGCAGCGACGAGCAGGGCTGCACCTGGAACAACGGCGCGGTCCAGGCGCCGGACGGTTTTGGCGCCGCCTACCAGGCATTCGCCGAAGGCGGTTGGGTGGGTGTTGGCGGCGATCCGCAGTTCGGCGGCATGGGCATGCCCAAGGCCATTTCGGCGCAAGTCGAAGAGATGGTCAACTCGGCCAGCCTGTCGTTCGGCCTGTACCCGATGCTGACTGCCGGTGCGTGCCTGTCGATCAATGCCCACGCCAGTGAGGAACTCAAGGCGCGCTATCTGCCGAACCTGTACGCCGGCACCTGGACCGGTTCGATGTGCCTGACCGAAGCCCATGCCGGCACAGACCTGGGCCTGATTCGCACCCGGGCCGAACCCCAGGCCGACGGCAGTTTCAAGATCAGCGGCAGCAAGATTTTCATCACCGGCGGCGAGCACGACCTGACCGACAATATCATTCATCTGGTGCTGGCCCGATTGCCGGATGCGCCGGCGGGTCCCAAAGGCATTTCCCTGTTCCTGGTGCCCAAGGTGCTGGTCAATGACGATGGCTCGCTGGGCGAGCGCAATGCGCTGTCCTGCGGTTCGATCGAACACAAGATGGGCATCAAGGCCTCGGCCACCTGCGTGATGAACTTCGACGGGGCCACCGGCTGGATCATCGATGCGCCGAACAAGGGCCTGGCGGCGATGTTCACTATGATGAACTACGAACGCCTGGGCGTGGGCATCCAGGGCCTGGCGCTGGGTGAGCGCTCCTACCAGAACGCCGTCGAATACGCTCGGGACCGCCTGCAAAGCCGTGCACCGACCGGGGCGCAGCACCAGGACAAGGCAGCCGACCCGATCATCGTGCACCCGGACGTGCGGCGGATGCTGTTGACCATGAAGGCCCTGAACGAAGGCGGGCGGGCGTTCTCCAGCTACGTGGCCCTGCAACTGGATACCGCCAAGTACAGCGATGACGCGGCAACCTGCAGCCGCGCCCAACAACTGGTGTCGCTGCTGACCCCGGTGGCCAAGGCGTTCCTCACCGACATGGGGCTGGAAACCACGGTGCATGGCCAGCAGATCTTTGGCGGCCATGGCTACATTCGTGAGTGGGGCCAGGAGCAGTTGGTGCGCGACGTGCGCATCACCCAGATCTACGAAGGCACCAACGGTATCCAGTCACTGGACCTGGCCGGGCGCAAGATCGTTGGCAGCGGTGGCGCGCTCTACCGGTTGTTCGCCGACGAAATCCGCCACTTCACCGCTAACGCCAGCGCTGAACTTGGCGAGTTCACCCAGCCGTTGAATGCCGCCGTGGACACCCTCGACGAACTGACCGCGTGGTTGCTCGATCGAGCCCAGGGCAACCCGAACGAAATCGGCGCCGCCTCGGTCGAGTACCTGCAGGTATTCGGCTACACCGCCTATGCCTACATATGGGCATTGATGGCCAAGGTGGCCATGGGCAAACAGGCCGAGGATGACTTCTACATCAGCAAGCTGGGCACCGCACGTTTCTACTTCGCCCGCCTGCTGCCGCGCATCCACTCGTTGAGCGCGTCGGCCAAGGCCGGCAGCGAATCCCTCTACGAGCTGGACGCAGCGCACTTCTGA
- a CDS encoding DUF1329 domain-containing protein → MKFAQTVLAASLAMVIAAQAHAAVSAQEAAKLGTSLTLVGAEKAGNADGSIPAYAGGLTTPPASFKAGDSMRPDPFANEKPVLVIDGKNVDQFKGALTATTVELAKRFPTFHINVYPTHRTVSLPKAVLENGVKNATGAKSLEGGLAVDNVLPGVPFPIPQTGNEAMWNFLLRFQGVSINSKYDSWNVDSAGVPSLATTGQAFISYPIYENLAQPISSADVYYQMKLSYTGPARRAGEAVMLKDAANPLQQPRRAWQYLPGQRRVKLAPNLAYDTPNPGTAGAGTYDDVFVFNGALDRYDWKLVGKQEMIVPYNTYKLTYAQDPKALTTANHLAPDYVRWEKHRVWVVEGTLKSGARHIYAKRRFYLDEDSWTALASDQYDARGQLYRGSFAFLSQSYDKQTPDSTPFMIYDLVGGSYNINGVVGPYGGIKYIDPLSKAQWSSESLAGAGIR, encoded by the coding sequence ATGAAGTTCGCACAAACCGTGTTGGCCGCCTCCCTGGCCATGGTCATTGCCGCCCAGGCGCACGCCGCTGTATCGGCCCAGGAAGCTGCCAAACTGGGCACCAGCCTGACCCTGGTCGGGGCCGAAAAAGCCGGGAATGCCGATGGTTCGATTCCCGCGTATGCCGGTGGCCTGACCACGCCGCCGGCCAGTTTCAAAGCCGGTGACAGCATGCGCCCGGATCCCTTTGCCAATGAAAAGCCGGTGCTGGTGATCGATGGCAAGAACGTCGATCAGTTCAAGGGCGCGCTCACGGCGACTACCGTGGAACTGGCCAAGCGTTTCCCGACCTTCCACATCAATGTCTACCCGACCCATCGCACCGTCTCGTTGCCAAAAGCGGTGCTGGAGAACGGGGTAAAAAATGCCACTGGCGCCAAGTCCCTCGAGGGCGGGTTGGCTGTCGATAACGTACTGCCCGGCGTGCCGTTCCCGATTCCGCAGACGGGCAACGAGGCCATGTGGAATTTCCTGTTGCGCTTTCAGGGGGTCAGCATCAACTCCAAGTACGACTCCTGGAACGTCGACTCCGCCGGCGTACCAAGCCTGGCAACCACCGGACAGGCATTCATTTCCTATCCGATCTACGAGAACCTGGCGCAGCCGATCAGCAGCGCCGACGTGTACTACCAGATGAAGCTGTCCTACACCGGCCCTGCGCGCCGGGCCGGTGAAGCGGTGATGCTCAAGGACGCCGCCAACCCGCTGCAGCAACCACGTCGCGCCTGGCAGTATTTGCCGGGTCAGCGTCGGGTCAAGCTGGCGCCGAACCTGGCCTACGACACGCCGAACCCGGGCACCGCCGGCGCGGGCACCTACGACGATGTGTTCGTGTTCAACGGTGCGCTGGACCGCTACGACTGGAAGCTGGTGGGCAAGCAGGAAATGATCGTGCCCTACAACACCTACAAGCTGACCTACGCCCAGGACCCCAAGGCGCTGACCACCGCCAATCACCTGGCTCCCGACTATGTGCGTTGGGAAAAACACCGGGTCTGGGTGGTGGAGGGCACGCTCAAGTCCGGCGCCCGACACATCTACGCCAAGCGCCGCTTCTACCTCGATGAAGACAGCTGGACCGCTCTGGCCTCCGACCAATACGACGCCCGTGGTCAGCTGTACCGTGGCTCCTTCGCGTTCTTGAGCCAGAGCTACGACAAGCAGACCCCGGATTCCACGCCCTTCATGATCTACGACCTGGTGGGTGGCTCCTACAACATCAACGGCGTGGTCGGGCCTTACGGCGGCATCAAGTACATCGATCCGCTTTCCAAGGCGCAATGGTCGTCGGAGTCCCTGGCCGGCGCCGGTATTCGCTGA
- a CDS encoding LTA synthase family protein, with protein MNIIRQWLRHPHARLIALTGLVLILPLCLRAALGWSNPHGYLSDLCIGTLLIVLLHRRPWWLALPILLAWGLMTVASAELVSAVGRLPNVSDLHYLIDPQFLENSTGGGFAQPWLATTLLLGLMAWLCTHWLGAATPAPRLPRHAWSVPLSLLTAHWGAQHLQPTDADQWHVFNLPHQVLAASVGDVQARAEDWLEGDEIDVAPQMAGLTELDLTGQRLLAAPGRARNVLIIALEGIPGAYVGVNRQALHSSYQENLMPHLSQWAERGMNTPDYVLHSHQTIRGLYAMLCGDYDKLDNGTPKGVEMLTQSERNQACLPAQLRKNGFSTHYLQGAGLRFMAKDKIMPHIGFDATHGLEWFTNASYLDFPWGKDDKAFFEGALDYVGQLKKNKKPWMLTLLTVGTHQPYSAPDDYLQRYDTAKQAAVGYLDDALGQFLDGLERQGILKDTLVVITSDESHGIDGVRLASSWGFNLTLAPEQAQLPQIKTGVYGHVDLSTSILDYFALPVPPTLSGRSLFRQYDTGREIMSFTNGRLRYHDGQGTLTECDFQQRCRYYASEGFIAERATLGGQYGGKRARQIAARAAALDHTLLQTPLNLHYQFGSTTIIPLQAQIKDDWADNLIGAQYLEMPKGSHTRVRLTVRSVDPHQNAYIQLKTKELEQDVQLGLPSEMLVTVDQPLEMDFSFSNPQSRKAFSFHLLGYGSGAVEVSDFSVITELPGQEESPTETLDDDVAESS; from the coding sequence GTGAACATCATCCGTCAGTGGTTACGACACCCCCATGCACGTCTCATCGCCCTCACCGGCCTGGTTCTGATCCTGCCCCTGTGCCTGCGCGCCGCGCTGGGTTGGTCGAATCCTCATGGCTACCTGTCGGACCTGTGCATCGGGACCCTGCTCATCGTGCTCCTGCACCGTCGTCCCTGGTGGCTGGCCCTGCCGATATTGCTGGCCTGGGGCCTCATGACCGTGGCGAGCGCCGAACTGGTCAGTGCGGTCGGCCGGCTGCCCAACGTCTCGGACTTGCACTACCTGATCGATCCGCAGTTTCTGGAAAACTCCACCGGCGGCGGGTTCGCCCAACCCTGGTTGGCGACCACCTTGCTGCTGGGACTGATGGCGTGGCTGTGCACCCACTGGCTGGGCGCTGCGACACCTGCACCGCGCTTGCCCCGTCATGCCTGGTCGGTGCCGCTGTCGCTGTTGACCGCTCACTGGGGGGCGCAACACCTGCAACCTACCGATGCGGACCAGTGGCACGTGTTCAACTTGCCGCACCAGGTGCTGGCCGCCAGCGTGGGTGATGTTCAAGCGCGCGCGGAAGACTGGCTGGAAGGTGACGAGATCGATGTCGCCCCGCAGATGGCAGGCCTCACCGAGCTCGACCTGACCGGCCAACGCCTGCTGGCAGCCCCGGGACGTGCACGCAACGTCTTGATCATTGCCCTGGAAGGCATTCCCGGCGCCTATGTCGGGGTCAACCGCCAGGCACTGCACAGCAGCTATCAAGAGAACCTGATGCCCCATCTCAGCCAATGGGCGGAACGGGGCATGAACACGCCGGACTACGTGCTGCACAGCCACCAGACCATTCGTGGCCTGTACGCGATGCTCTGCGGCGACTACGACAAGCTCGACAATGGCACGCCAAAAGGCGTCGAGATGCTGACCCAGAGTGAACGCAACCAGGCCTGCCTGCCGGCACAATTGCGCAAGAACGGCTTCTCCACCCACTACCTCCAAGGCGCCGGGCTGCGCTTCATGGCCAAAGACAAGATCATGCCGCACATCGGTTTCGACGCGACCCATGGCCTGGAATGGTTCACCAATGCGTCCTACCTCGACTTCCCGTGGGGCAAGGACGACAAGGCTTTCTTCGAAGGCGCGCTGGACTACGTCGGCCAGCTGAAGAAAAACAAAAAGCCGTGGATGCTGACGCTGCTGACCGTCGGCACCCACCAGCCCTACTCTGCCCCGGACGACTATTTGCAGCGTTATGACACCGCCAAGCAAGCCGCCGTGGGCTACCTGGACGATGCCCTTGGGCAATTCCTCGACGGCCTGGAACGCCAAGGCATCCTCAAGGACACCCTGGTGGTGATCACATCCGACGAATCCCATGGCATCGACGGCGTGCGCCTCGCGTCCTCCTGGGGCTTCAACCTGACACTGGCACCCGAGCAAGCGCAGCTCCCGCAGATCAAGACCGGGGTCTACGGCCATGTCGACCTGAGCACCTCGATCCTCGACTATTTCGCCCTGCCGGTTCCCCCGACCCTGAGCGGTCGTTCGCTGTTTCGCCAGTACGATACCGGCCGCGAGATCATGTCGTTCACCAACGGCAGGCTGCGCTACCACGATGGCCAGGGCACCTTGACCGAGTGCGACTTCCAACAGCGCTGCCGGTATTACGCCAGCGAAGGCTTCATCGCCGAACGTGCCACCTTGGGCGGTCAATATGGGGGCAAGCGCGCGCGCCAGATCGCGGCACGGGCCGCCGCCCTGGATCACACATTGCTGCAGACACCGCTGAACCTGCACTACCAGTTCGGTAGCACGACCATCATTCCTCTCCAGGCGCAGATAAAGGATGACTGGGCCGACAACCTGATCGGCGCGCAGTACCTCGAGATGCCCAAAGGCTCACACACCCGCGTGCGTTTGACCGTGCGCTCGGTCGATCCCCACCAGAACGCCTACATCCAGCTCAAGACCAAGGAACTGGAACAGGATGTGCAACTGGGCCTGCCCAGCGAAATGCTCGTCACGGTCGACCAGCCATTGGAGATGGATTTCAGCTTCTCCAATCCGCAGTCGCGCAAGGCCTTTTCTTTCCATCTGCTGGGGTATGGATCGGGCGCGGTCGAAGTCAGTGACTTCAGTGTGATTACCGAACTGCCAGGGCAAGAGGAATCGCCGACCGAGACCCTTGACGATGATGTCGCCGAATCGAGCTGA
- a CDS encoding fatty acid--CoA ligase, which yields MMATKIIPPADGAYAYPLLIKQLLLSGERYEPGREIVYADKLRYSYKTLNQRIRRLANALTAAGVKAGDTVALLDWDSHRYLECFFAVPMIGAVLHTVNIRLSPDQVLYTMNHAEDDLVLVHDDFLPLVEQIHGQLKTVKGYLQLTDDRATGTSLPVLGEYEKLLAGAAEQYDFPDFDENSVATLFYTTGTTGDPKGVYFTHRQLVLHTLNAVGTLGVYQGLPLLRSDDVYMPITPMFHVHAWGVPYVATLMGIKQVYPGRYEPNSLVRLFREEQVTFSHCVPTILQMILNCEEAQRTRFEGWKMLLGGSALTLGIASEASAKGIQVHSGYGMSETCPLLCLTYLRDADLAQSTQAQLATRIKTGTPVPMVDLKIIDASGNDVVHDGESLGEIVVRAPWLTQGYLKEPEKGAELWLDGWLHTGDLASIDPLGGVEIKDRIKDVIKTGGEWISSLALESLISEHAAVMSVAVVGIADEQWGERPMALVVCEPGQYLDRKILETHLQGFVERGRINKWAIPKQFKFVAEIPKTSVGKIDKKLIRQSESS from the coding sequence ATGATGGCGACAAAAATAATTCCGCCCGCCGACGGCGCCTACGCCTATCCCTTGCTGATCAAGCAATTGTTGCTGTCCGGCGAGCGCTATGAGCCTGGACGGGAAATCGTCTACGCCGACAAGCTGCGCTACAGCTATAAGACTCTTAACCAACGGATCCGCCGGCTGGCCAACGCGCTGACCGCGGCCGGCGTCAAGGCCGGGGATACGGTGGCCCTGCTCGACTGGGACAGCCATCGCTACCTGGAATGCTTCTTTGCCGTGCCGATGATCGGCGCGGTGCTGCATACCGTGAACATCCGTCTTTCGCCGGACCAGGTGCTCTACACCATGAACCACGCCGAGGACGACCTGGTGCTGGTGCATGACGATTTCTTGCCGCTGGTCGAACAGATTCACGGACAGCTGAAGACCGTCAAAGGCTACCTGCAGCTCACGGACGACAGGGCAACCGGTACGTCGTTACCGGTGCTGGGGGAATATGAAAAGCTGTTGGCCGGTGCGGCAGAGCAGTACGACTTTCCCGATTTCGATGAAAACTCCGTGGCGACGCTGTTCTACACCACGGGCACCACCGGCGACCCGAAGGGCGTGTATTTCACCCACCGCCAATTGGTTTTGCACACCTTGAATGCCGTGGGCACGCTGGGCGTTTATCAAGGCCTGCCGCTGCTGCGTTCCGATGACGTGTACATGCCGATCACGCCGATGTTCCACGTGCATGCCTGGGGCGTGCCCTATGTCGCGACCCTGATGGGGATAAAGCAGGTGTACCCCGGCCGCTACGAACCCAACAGCCTGGTTCGGCTTTTTCGAGAAGAGCAGGTCACCTTTTCCCATTGCGTGCCCACGATTCTGCAAATGATTTTGAACTGCGAGGAAGCGCAACGGACTCGTTTCGAGGGCTGGAAAATGCTCCTCGGCGGCAGCGCGCTGACCTTGGGCATTGCCAGCGAAGCGAGTGCCAAGGGCATTCAGGTGCACAGCGGCTACGGCATGTCGGAAACCTGCCCGTTGCTGTGCCTGACCTACCTGCGTGACGCGGACCTCGCTCAATCCACCCAAGCTCAACTGGCCACCCGCATCAAGACCGGTACGCCGGTGCCGATGGTCGACCTGAAAATCATCGATGCCAGTGGCAATGACGTTGTCCATGACGGCGAGTCGCTGGGCGAGATCGTGGTGCGCGCGCCCTGGCTGACCCAAGGCTATTTGAAGGAGCCCGAAAAAGGTGCAGAGCTGTGGCTCGACGGTTGGCTGCACACCGGCGACCTGGCCTCCATCGATCCCTTGGGCGGGGTGGAAATCAAGGACCGCATCAAGGATGTGATCAAGACGGGCGGGGAGTGGATCAGCTCCCTGGCGCTGGAGAGCCTGATCAGCGAACACGCGGCGGTGATGTCGGTCGCGGTCGTGGGCATTGCCGATGAGCAATGGGGGGAGCGGCCCATGGCACTGGTCGTGTGCGAGCCTGGGCAGTATCTCGACCGCAAGATCCTCGAGACGCACCTGCAGGGATTTGTCGAGCGTGGCCGCATCAACAAATGGGCGATCCCCAAGCAGTTCAAGTTCGTCGCCGAGATTCCCAAGACCAGTGTCGGCAAGATCGACAAGAAGCTCATCCGGCAAAGCGAATCAAGCTGA